TCTCCGAACCCAAGCACAACCTTACCCTCGGCAAGAACTCGGGTAACCAGAGGGGTAAAATCACAGTCTGAGGATACAAAACACATCACATCTATATTTTTGGTATACAAGATATCCATTGCGTCTATGACCAAGGCAATATCAGATGCATTTTTCCCTTTTGTAAGGTCATATTGCTGTATAGGTTGAATCGCGTATTCATTTAACAAATCTTCCCAAGGCTTCAGAGATGGGTTCTTCCAATTTCCATAGGCCTTTCTGATGGTAACTACGCCATACTTTGCAACTTCACTAAGTACAGATTCAAATTTACCGGCTGGTGCATTATCCGCATCAATAAATAATGCAATCTTTTGATTTGACTCATTCATTTGGAAGCACCCGAAATAATTTTAAATCGGCAACATCTTCCCATTGGGGCAATCTTGGGTTTGGACCTTCAATTTTGATCAGCGGCGGTTCCCTGTCTGCCAATGCATTAATTTTCTGCCAAAGCGTAATATCACCCCAGTACTGCGGTGGCTCGTCCCGTGCTGCAACAAACGAAAAAATCTCATGTGGGACTTCGACCCCTGAACGTATTGCCTCAAGTGCCAATTTTTCAAGCTTGCCCAGCCCGGTTGCTTTATCAGGAGATTCTTCCATCCAACGCGTTACAGCTGCCGGTATCCAGGGCAAAGGCGCATCGATTTTTGACAGCTTTATGAACTCAGCTTTATCCTGGCGTGCAAATGCGCGGTCAACACGTTCTGCAAAAACAAAGTGATCCGATGTCAATTGTTGGCGCCGGCTATACATGGAAGCCAGTTGATCGGGAGAAAGCTGCCCAAGGCCATGATAGGGCTCAATGCCCGGAAAGGCATCTATGCAGAGAAGATCAGCATCTTCATTGCCAAGAAACCGCATGCACGCAAGGATGTGGCAAAGCATGGACTGGTCAAAGAGACATGCATCAAACCAGAGAACCAACGAATCATACTCTGATGCTGTTTTCAGCTTGGCATATTGGGCTTTCAAGGTATCAAAAACGTCTTGTTTGCTTATGCCACCGCCAGTGACATCTTCAAGAAAACCTGCCCGGGCATCCAGCGTGGCGTCATCCGGCCATCCAGGTTTTCTTGGCCCATCGTAAAGGATATCGTGCCAAACGAACACTTCGCCGGGAATTGTGCTCTTTGCCAAGAGCTCTCCGGCCATATCGCCGCTTGTAATATGTAAAATTCGTTTCATCTGAGTATGCTATTTGCTGCAATCGCCTTTCGTTGCCATTTCCAGTTCACTTACAGCTTTTTTGCCTTCTTCTTCATCAACAAGCTCTAATCCGGCACCCCCAACAAATACGCCCAGCTTAATATATTGACGAATAAAATAAAGCATACCACTTTTGACTTTTATTATAAGGTCGTTCGGAGAAAATTCAGATTCTGTAGAAATCTTATGCTCCTTATCACCTTCGACTTCTTCATAAAAAAACATATACGGTGCAGTTTGACCAATACAGTTCCCATCAACCCATATATCTTTCTTTAAAGCAGTGCCAATTCCACCGGAGCGATATATGTACAATCCCGCATTGCCATCTGATGGCGGATTAAATTTATGAGCTTCATTCGTTAATTTAATATCTTCCATCGGAACAGAGGCGCATCCAGCAAATAAAACAGTCGAAACCAAAGCGATCAACACAATTCCTCTAAGCATTTTCTCCTCCTTTTGCCGATCAAAAACGGCATAAGCGATTCTTTCGGTTTGTAAGAACGGTGTAATGTCATCGGCAGATTTATGTACCAAATCTTTGAATAATTCCTTCCCATCTCGTAAATGCGTGCATTGCATGAAATCTTAGAGCTTACATGGCTTAGTATTTCATGGCGAACCGTGAAACTGACAAAATTACTTCTTGGGTTTAGAATCCAAATTAAACCCACGACTAACTTTTATTCAAACCCATAGCATCATTTAAGACGGGTGTCTATCGGAAAACCCCTTAATTTTTTATGAGTTGAAAACGTCTGTCCTACGTCCGCCAGATCAACAGGCTCTCACGCATCGGCATGGGTCCAAGACAGAACCGTTTTATCTCATCCTGCTCAGCCCAGTCACGTCTTATTTTTAGATTGGGTGACCGGCCGTCCACGTCATTGATCACCCGAGCCACCCCCTTCATGCCGCGGATGGCTTGCCTGCGGTAGGAATCAAAGCAGTATATCCACTTTTCATCCATGGCCGTTACCATAAGATAGTGTTCATCACGGGGGGTCAAAAGGATATTGCACAGCACCACCCCGCCCTCTGACAGACAGAATTCGATCTGCCCGCCCGGTTCCAGGGAGACCTGCTCTTTTTCCAAAAACTGGGTGGCAACGGAAAACGCCTTTATCCGGTAGGAATTTAGCCAGTTGCCAACCAGACGTACGGCATATTTGCTGGTGCCGCCGACACCAAACCGGGAGTCCCGGCCCACCGTATCGAGACAATAAAGGTAAATATGCCGGATAACCATGGGGGGAATTTCCTTGCGTTGAAATAAAAAAGAGATGGCATTGGTAATGGCTGTGGGCACACAATCATACTCAGAAATCTGGTAGTGAAACGGCGAATACATGAACACTTATCCTTTAATTTTAAACGCTGCTTTATCCAGTCCCAATTTTTTCATTTTGGCATACAGACCCCTGGGATGAATGCCTGCAATTTCGGCGGTTTCTCCGATTTTTCCATGGGTTTTCTTCAGCACCATGGCCAGATACAGCGCCTCCACCTGATCACATACAGCTTCTCGGACCTGGGGCAGGGTCATGGTTTCCCATTCCCTGGGCAGACAAAGCGCCGACTCGCCATCGCCGTTCTGGACGGGTTTAGCATCATGGAAAACCGACGGCAGCTCTTCCAAAGTAATCATATCCGACTTGCACAGCAGAACGGCCCGCTCAATAACATTCATCAATTCCCGTATATTGCCCGGCCAGTGGTAGTTGCACAAAGCCTCCATGGCCTGCTGGGAAAATCGTTTAAGATTTCTGCCGAATTTCTGCTGGTTCATGGTCAGAAAATGGTTGGTCAGTGAGGGGATATCCTCTTTACGCTTTCTCAAAGGAGGAAGTGTTAATGAAATTACCCCGAGCCGGTAGTAAAGATCTTTTCGAAAGGTCCCTTTTTCAACTTCTTCTTCAAGATCTTTGTTGGTGGCCGCAATCACCCGGACATCCACCCAAACCGGTTTTTCACCACCCACTGGCGTAAATTCGAGTTCCTGCAGCACCCGGAGCAGCTTGGTCTGCATCTGCAGGGGCATCTCTCCGATTTCATCCAGAAAAATCGTGCCGCCATGGGCAAGCTCAAATGCGCCCCGCCGGGAGCGCACTGCGCCGGTAAACGCCCCCTGCTCATGCCCGAACAACTCGCTTTCCATTAACTGTTCGGGAATGGCGGCCATATTGATGGCGATAAAAGGCCCTGTGGATCTGTGGCTGTCTGCATGGATGGCTTTGGACAGATGTTCTTTGCCCACACCTGTTTCACCCAGGAGCAGTATGGTGGCATCACTGGAGACAACCTGGCGGGTTTCATCTAGAAAGACCTGCATGTCCCGGCTGTTGGAGGTAAAATCGTTAAGCCGGGGCAAAAAACGCCCCCGCCGGTCAAACCGCTCCGCATAATAAAACTGAC
This window of the uncultured Desulfobacter sp. genome carries:
- a CDS encoding sigma-54 dependent transcriptional regulator — its product is MLIRLACAIKETKIRTELANRLAEQDVQLQFFKPSTLSWQALARSCADVFIVSSPAIPKPVESSISLLNDLPEAPMTIVLHNRESSEEHANLLASGVDVVLYSGIPMDSLLEALETTLESRRQFYYAERFDRRGRFLPRLNDFTSNSRDMQVFLDETRQVVSSDATILLLGETGVGKEHLSKAIHADSHRSTGPFIAINMAAIPEQLMESELFGHEQGAFTGAVRSRRGAFELAHGGTIFLDEIGEMPLQMQTKLLRVLQELEFTPVGGEKPVWVDVRVIAATNKDLEEEVEKGTFRKDLYYRLGVISLTLPPLRKRKEDIPSLTNHFLTMNQQKFGRNLKRFSQQAMEALCNYHWPGNIRELMNVIERAVLLCKSDMITLEELPSVFHDAKPVQNGDGESALCLPREWETMTLPQVREAVCDQVEALYLAMVLKKTHGKIGETAEIAGIHPRGLYAKMKKLGLDKAAFKIKG
- a CDS encoding NYN domain-containing protein; the encoded protein is MNESNQKIALFIDADNAPAGKFESVLSEVAKYGVVTIRKAYGNWKNPSLKPWEDLLNEYAIQPIQQYDLTKGKNASDIALVIDAMDILYTKNIDVMCFVSSDCDFTPLVTRVLAEGKVVLGFGERKTPLPFVNACSKFLYLDQGLKSKDGKVEELKNIKSDTKLINLLRQAIEATEEDNGWAHLGVVGSHISNKTSFDTRNYGYKNLSSLFKAIDLFELKRGPGGNSFVVKDKRKKTQD
- a CDS encoding DUF2846 domain-containing protein, producing the protein MVHKSADDITPFLQTERIAYAVFDRQKEEKMLRGIVLIALVSTVLFAGCASVPMEDIKLTNEAHKFNPPSDGNAGLYIYRSGGIGTALKKDIWVDGNCIGQTAPYMFFYEEVEGDKEHKISTESEFSPNDLIIKVKSGMLYFIRQYIKLGVFVGGAGLELVDEEEGKKAVSELEMATKGDCSK